DNA from Tepidisphaeraceae bacterium:
CAACCCGATGCCGCCGCGGCGGTCTGGGTAAGGCAAAACGCGAATCCGTGCACCATTATGCACCATTGTGCAACATTGGTTGGTCACGACGGGGGCAAGGATGTCCCCGCGATCGGCTATTCAGTTGTCAAAGAACACGCTATCCATTTCTACGCTAGCGCTGCGCAATTCAGGTTGATCTGGCGCAACACCGTTCGTTTTTCCTTGTGTCTTCCTTCGTGTCTTCGCGCCTTCGTGGCTCCCTATCCCGATTGCGGCAAGCGAAGAGAGACAGACAAGAAGGCGCGCATGGACTGAACGCAACCCTGAGCGAACTCGTCAACCTGAGGTACTCCGAAGGATCTCCTCCGTCCCACGCCGGAAAACCAAGAGATCCTTCGGAGTACCTCAGGATGACGAGCCTTGCGTAAAAGTACGTACGCGCCGACCAGTATGTCGGTCCTCCAGATGTGAATGCGAAGACAGAAGAGACACAGGCAAGAATGCCTGTGCCACAGAAGAGAAGCAGAAAGAAATACGGGGGGAGATGCGAACGGGGGGAGAGACAGGCAGGAATGCCTGTCCTACAGGAGAACATCCCGCGCATCGAGGGCGGAGGAAAAATCCGCTGACCACTGACGCCCGGCCGTTACGCGGTGCCGGTGACTTGGGCTTCGATGTGATTCACCTGCTTGGCGATCTCCGGGTCGTCCTTCACGTCGGCCGTCACCGTGCGCACCGCATGCAGCACCGTGGTGTGATCGCGGCCACCGAAGTAGCCGCCGATCTCTTCCAGGCTGTAGCGTGTGTGCCGGCGGGCAAGGTACATGCAGACCTGCCGTGGAAACGCGATGCTCTTGTGGCGCTTCTTGCTCTGCAAATCGCTCAGCCGCACGTTGTAGTACTTCGTGACGGCGTCGAAGATCATCTGGATCGTCACGCGCGTCTGTTCCGGCGCGGCCGACTCCCCCAGTGCCTGCTTGGCCAGATCAAGATCGATCCGGCCGTCCTGCAACAGGCCCATGCCCTGGATCTTCGTGATCGCCCCTTCCAGTTCGCGCGTGTTGTTCTCCACCTTCGCAGCGATGTAGCAGATCACGTCTTCGGGCAGTGCCAGGCCGCGCATCTTGCTCTTCTTCTTCAGAATCGCGACGCGCGTTTCGTAGCACGGCTTTTCGATGCGCGCCACGAGGCCCCAGTTGAAGCGCGACACGAGGCGCTCTTCCAACTCCGGAATTTCGCTCGGCGGGCAGTCGGCGCTCAGGATGATCTGCTTGTGGCCCTGGTAGAGCGTGTTGAACGTGTGGAAGAACTCCTCCTGCGTGCGATCGCGACCGGCGAGGAAGTGAATGTCGTCGATCACCAGCACGTCCACGTGGCGGTAACGATGGCGGAACGTGTTCATGTCGCCCGTCTCAACGGCGCTGATGAACTGGTTGATGAAGCTGTCGCACGACAGATAGAGGATGCGCGCGTCCGCGTTCGATTCCAATACCTTCTGGCAGACGGCCTGAAGCAAGTGCGACTTGCCCAAGCCCACGCCCCCGTGAATGAACAGCGGATTGTACGCCTTGCCCGGCTCACTCGACACCGCGACGCTGGCGGCGTGCGGCAGGCGGTTGCACGGGCCGGTGACGAAGTTCTCGAAAACGTAATCGGGATTCAGCGGCAACGGTTGGTCGCCGTCGTTGAACACGCCACCCTTGGGCAAGTTCTCACAGTGAAAGCTAACGGCCACCAACCGCCCCGTCGCGGCTTGCGCGGCGGCGGTGAAGGGTTGCTGGCACTGGCTCTGGCAAAAGTTCAATTGCGCCGGCGTCGGCACGACGGCTTGGATGACGCCGTTGGTGAGTTGGCGCGGTTGAAGTTGATCGAACCACACGCGGTTCAGCGTCGGGTGCTGAACGCGGACGATCTGCAGGATCCGTTGCCACAGGGTCGGATCGAAGGCGACGGTTTCCTGCGCACGTCGGGCAATGCCCTCGCGCGGTGGCGTGTGAGTCGTCATCATTTAGGTTCAATCGGACTGCAGGTCTTACCAACCGACGGTGACAAAGTCCCAACCCACCGCCGGGCGAAATATGCTTAGTGCGAAAACGCGAACCTTACCGCGCCAGCCCCTCGCAGACAAAATGTTTTCTCGTTCGATGACACGCATTTGTCGGCGAACGTTTTTCCATCACACAGCGAGCGATCAGGACGGTGCATCGCATTCATACGTTCGTCTTTCCATCGTCACAAGTTCGTGTCGTCGATCGTTAAAAATCGACTGCTAAATTTGCGCACGCGCCGCGACCGATTGTGTCATTTCTCATCGGTGCCCTTGCCCTTCTTCGGTGCCGCCTTGCCGAGCGCGGCCAACACCTGTTGAAGGTCGGACCATACCGCCGCTCGTACCTCTTCGGTGTAGCTACGCAACACGTATGATGGGTGGAACGTCGGCATAAGTTGAATGCCGCGCCACGAGTGCCAATTACCGCGCAATCGCCCCATCGTCTGCTTCGTCTCCAGCATGTAGCGTGCCGCGGGATGACCGAGCGTCACGATGACTTTCGGTCTCACCGTTTCCAGCTGCTTCAACAGGTACGGCGTGCACGCCGCGGTCTCGTCTGGCGCGGGCGCGCGATTTCCGGGTGGCCGGCACTTCACGATGTTGGCGATGTAAACCTGTTCGCGGCGCAGGCCCATCGCGACGATCATCTTGTCGAGCAGTTGCCCCGCCTTGCCGACGAACGGGCGACCGGTCAGATCTTCGTTCTCACCGGGACCTTCACCAATGAAGAAGATCTCCGCGTCGACGTCCCCTTCACCGAACACGGTCTGCGTGCGCGTCTCGCACAGGCGGCACTTCGTGCAGCCACGCACCTGCATCTCGTTCATCGACGCCAGCGTCGCGATCTTTTCATCGGTCGAAAGAATCGGCGCGGTGAACGGCGACTGATCGGGCGTCGGCATCAGTCGCGCCTGCGGATCGACCAGGTTAGCGGGCGGTGGTGTACTGACGGTCGGCTTACGCGTCGCGGGTCGGCCAGACGTGACGGCGACGGACTCGGCCACCGGCGCGCTCGGTCGCGCTGGTTGCGCCCGTTCGATTACCGGCGCGGCCGGGGCCGTGGCGGCTTGGGGCGCAGCGATTCGGTCGGTGCGCACCGCGTCTAACCCGAACGCCCGTTCGGCACGAAGGTGCAAGCTTGCTCGATGTCGGGAAGGGCCGGCCACTCGGGCGCCATCCTAGTGATCGATCGGACTCACACAATGGCCGCTAATGCGCGGGGAAATCCGACGGGAAAGCCCTGTGAACTTAAAGCCCGGCCAAGCCTCATTTAGCCACCGACTTGCCGGTGGTCCCTGCTCAACGAAAGAAATAGCCACCGGCACGCCGGTGGCTATTTGATACAGAAGTATTTGAGTTCAATCGCCCGTCCGCCTCAATGCAGCGTTTTGGCTTCGCTCATCAGGGTCAGAAGGTGGTCGAAGTTCAACGGCTTGCGCAGGAACGGAATGCCGCGCGACTCCAGCACGGTAAAGATCTTCTCGTTCTCGGCGGCCGAGATGACGATCGGGACGATGCGCTTGTCGAGCACGTTCAACCGGCTGATGAGTTCGGCACCACCCATTCCGGGCAAGTCGAGGTCGATCAGCGCGATCTCTGGCGACTGATGACCCGCGTCGACCATTTCCAGCGCCTCTTCCGCCGACGCCACTGCGGTGGGGCGGTACCCGAGCCGCGCGAGCAGGGTAGCGAGCGCGCGGCGCGAGACGTTTTCGTCCTCGACGATCAACACTGAGGCATTTAGCACGTCCACCTCATGAAAACCCTGCTTCAAACCGATCATAGTGCAGGGGTCCTTGCAAAATCGATACCTGCAATCGTCCTGTGACCTTCTTCACTTGTCACATCGGCACGACTCAATAGAAACCTTGCCACACCGTGGTTTATCTTCTGAAAATGGCGTTATTGGACGCGCTGCGGTAGCGGCCGGTGACGGTGAGGGGTCCGGCGCAATGACACGGTTGCCGTGGCACGTCGCACCGACAAGAAGCGCGCCCTGCTTGTTCGGGACGTTCACGATTCCACGCGTCGCCATATGTGCGCAACGCCCGGTGTCGTCTAAGATGCGCGGGCTAAATCTGGAGTACCGCCCGCATGTCGAATGACCCGCAACGCCGTCGAACGTTTGGTCGTGGGGCCCACCGGGCCCGCAATCACGAGTCTGCCCATGCCGCCGAACCCACCATTGCCGGGGCCGCGGCGTCGCACCCGTTGGTGCCGTCGGGCGAGCCAATCCTTATAGATAATCACGCAGATCTTGCGCGTTTGTTACAGACGCTGCGGAACGCGAAGGTCTTCGCTTATGACAGCGAGTTCATCGGTGAACTCACCTATATACCCAAGCTCTGCCTCGTGCAGGTCTGCTGGGCGGACGGCGTGGCCTTAATAGACCCTTTGGCCGGTGACGTCGACGTAACGCCCTTCTGGGAACTGCTGACCGATCCATCAGTTACGAAGATCGTGCACGCGGGCCAGCAGGACGTGGAACCAGTCGCGAGGCTACTGAAGCGCCCCGCTGCGGGCATTTTCGATACCCAGATTGCCGCCGGGCTCGCGGGGCTGCCGTATCCGGTGTCGCTGGCGAAGCTGGTGGGTGAGTTGACCGGCGCCAAGCTCGGCAAGAGCCTGACCTTCAGCCACTGGGACCAGCGCCCCCTGTCCCCCATGCAACTCCGCTACGCCGCCGACGACGTGCGGTACCTGCTGGCCGTCCATGACGATCTACAGAAGCGATTGAACGCGCTGGGCCACTTTGATTGGGCGATGGCCGAGAGCGACGCGATGTGCCAGGTGAACGAGTTCGGATTCGACCCCTCGACCGCGTTTCTGCGCGTGCGGGGCGGCACGAACTTGCCGCCACGTAACTTGAACGTATTACGCGAGTTGACGATCTGGCGCGACGCCTGCGCCCGCCATCACGACCTGCCGCCCCGGGCGTTCCTTAAGGACGAGATCCTGATCGACATGGCACGCCAGCCGGTGAAGTCGACCGACAAGCTCGACCGCGTACGTGGCCTGCCGCGTCCGGTGGAGCACGAGTACGGCGAGCAGATCGTCGCGGTCACGCTGGCGGCGCTAGACGCGCCCGAGACGCAGCTGCCGCGCATCGCCGACTACGAACCGCTACCGTCGGCGCGGTTTCGAGCCGAATCGTTCTGGGCCGCCGCCCAGAGCTTGGCGACTGGTCGGCAGATCGACCCCGCGCTGCTCACGAGCCGTCAGGAGATCGGCGACCTCCACCGCCGGCTTGAGGCGGGCGAGGACGCCAGCGAAATGCGCGTTATGACCGGCTGGCGGCGTGAAGCCTTGGGTGGTCCCCTGCTCGACCTTTACCAAGGACGGCGTACGTTCAGCGCTCGTTGGGTTGACGGTTCCCTGAAGATCGAGGCGATATAGAATGGTTCGGACGGTACGATTGACCAAGGCGTTGCCCACTCGTGCCGGTTCGTCATCCTGGGGTACTCCGAAGGATCTCCCCCCGTATTCGTTCAGGGACTAAAGAGATCCGCCCCCTCAACCGTAACAAGCTTATTTTCTAAATTGCTACCACGAGGCTCCTCATGCCCATCTACGAATACACCTGCGACGCCTGCAAGAAAACCTTCGACCACCTGGCCCGCACGATGACTGCCAGCGCCCCGGTGAAGTGCCCCGAATGCGGCTCTAATCAGACGCAGCGCGCCCTCAGCGTGTTCGCGGTGGGCGCCGAGAGCGCATCGACCTCGCGCACGCCCCTGCCAATGCAAGGAGGGTGTGGTCGGTGTGGCGGCCCCGGCCCCTGCGCGAGCGGCTTTTAGCGCGCATTGTGTAGCCGCAAGCTTGCTCGCGATTATGTTTACATCAACCGCGAGCAAGCTCGCGGCTGAACGGATGGGGCCACTTACGCGCGTCCCAGCATGTCCATCAACGGTGAATCGCTGATCGTGAGCGGCAGGTCGACGCGCCCGCGCGTGCGGCTCGATTCGTACGTCGCGAAGATCAGTTCGGTCGCCTGAATCGCATGGGCGGCCGCCAGTTCGGGGGTGCGGCTGGTGCGCAGGGCGTCCACGAGGTCCACGACGCCCAGCCCGACGGCGTTCATGTCGTTCACCGGTTCATCCCCGGTCAGCGGCTGCCAGTCGCTCATGCCCTTGGCCCAGATGCGGGCCTCTTTGCCGTCGAACTCGATCTGCCCCTCGGTGCCGATCAGGCGCTGCTGGGCCCCAATGTTCGCCTGGTGCCCGGTGACCATCGTGCCGCGCACCTCGTTCTTGAACTTGATGTGCGACAGGCCCTGCCCCTCGCACGGCGCGCCGAAGACGTCCTTGGTGCCGCGCGTGTCGATCTGCCCGATCACCCATTCTGCGGGCGTTTCGGCGTTGTAGTAAAACATCATGTCAAACCAGTGCGTGCCCCAGTCGTACAGGTTGCCGCACGACAGCTCCATGCGCTTCAGCTCTCCGATGCGCCCGTCGCGCACCGCCTGGCGCATCCAGATGAACGGCGTGCCGAAGCGGCGCTGGTGGTTGAACGTCAGCTGCACCTTCAACTCGTCGCAGACCTGCACCATCTCGCGCGACTCGCCGAACGTCATCGCCATCGGTTTTTCGCAGTGGATCGCCTTCACCCCCGCGCGGGCGGCGGCCAGCACCATCTCGGTGTGCAGCTTCGGCCAGGTGCTGATGCTGACGATGTCGAGCTTGGCCTCCGCCAACATCTGGTGGTAATCGGTATAGATCGCGTCACCGCCGAGGTCCTTCTGGAACGCCTCGGCGTTCTCGCGGTTCAGGTCGGCCAGCGCCGCGATGTGACATCCGGCCTTCAGGTACCCCTTCGCGTGCTCGCGCGACATGCCGAAACCCGTCGCCCCCTCGCTCTTCCACGGCCGACCACAACCAATGATGCCCACGCGAAGCTGATCCATGAGTTGATTCCTCTAAGAAGTGTTTCCGCCAATCCGATTGGGACAAAAGCCTACCCTCGAACGCGTTCCAATGGAAAGAGGTCGGCGCAACGGGATGGCGTTGCGCCGACCTCTTCACGTTGTGCGTGAAATTGGAGGAACGCCCGTCATCATCGACCGGCGACCCAATTCCGACACGGGCGGGTCGTTAGTCCGATCCGGCGACCTTCACGAGCTTGTTGTACAGGCCCAAGATCAGGAACGTCGGGGCCCATTGGCCGACGAACAGTGCCTGGTGATCCTTGCCCATGATCTTCAGCGTCAAGCTGGTGGCGATGCTGGCGCCGGCCAGCCACAGGAACGTGTCGGACGGCAGCTTGGCGGTCTGTTCCTCGATCGTTCGGGCGACGACGCCTTCGCGATGTTCCGGCGGGGTAAACGTGCGCATGACTCACTCCTTCGTGAAAGTGTTTCGACAACGCCCAAGCGGGCAATGCCCTACACGTTGCAATCGTGATGCCGAAGCAATCGCATAGTGCGAAAAGCCGTTTACCGCTGCTGAAGATGACGAGTTGTCACGGTAAAAGGCTGCATCATGACGTAACGGTCGTCATCGGGAATCTGTCGGGCTCCTTCGTTACAATTGGCCGTACCCATGGCCGGTGAGTTCGACTTCATCCAGTGGATCAGCACCCAACAGCGGCCGGACCGGCGCGTGCCCGTGCCGATCGGTGACGACCTGGCCGCCGTGGTCTGGGATGGGAGCGACCTGCTGCTGGTGGGGGTCGACCAAGTGCTGGACGGGCGGCACTTCGACGCGAAACGGCATTTGCCGGCGCAGATCGGTCGTAAGGCGATGAACCGCAACCTGTCCGACTGCGCCGCGATGGCGGCGCTGCCGGCGTACGCCGTGACGACCCTCGCCCTGCCGGCCGACGCGTCGATCGACTACGCCCGCGCGCTGTACACGGGCATGCGCGACGCCGCCGCCGAGTTCGGGTGCGAGATCGTTGGTGGCGACACCGGCTCCTGGAACGGGCCGCTGGCGATCACGGTGACGATCCTCGGCCGATCCGCGGGCGTTGCGCCGGTCACGCGGGGTGGCGCATCGCCGGGCGACTTTCTCTACGTCACCGGACCGCTTGGCGGCAGCATCGGTGGGCGGCATCTGACCTTCTCGCCGCGCGTTGCGCTGGCGCGCGAGCTGGCGACGCGGTTCCGCATCACGTCGATGATCGACATCAGTGACGGCCTGTCACGCGATTTGGGCCACCTGTGCGCTCAATCACGCTGCGGCGCGGTCGTAGACGCCGCTGCCGTGCCGGTGCATGACGACGTGCGATCGCTGACGTTTTCCGATCGATCGCCATTGGAACACGCGCTGCACGACGGTGAGGATCACGAACTGCTCTTCACCAGCCCCGATTCCGTTCCGCCCGAACTGGCGATCCGCATCGGTCAGGTGACCGAAGGGCGTGAGCGCGTGTTACAGGATGGGGACTTGCTGCGCCCCCTTGAGACGCGCGGGTGGGAGCACCGGTTGGGGAGCTCCTAACGACAACCGCTACTTGGCGCTGAAGCGGCAAGTCCGGTGGCACGTGAGGTCGTGACACGGTGTGGGCCCACGTTACACTAGGGGCTTACGGAACCCCCAAACCTATGGAATCGCTCTCGCCTGCCCCATCGCCACGCCAGTCGCTGAAAGCCGTTCGCACCGTTGTGGTGAAGCTGGGAACGCAGCTGCTGAACGACGCGTCGTCGCGCCTGGATGCGGCGTTTCTGGCCACCATCGCCGCCCAAATTGCCACGCTGGCCAGGAATGGCGTGCATGTCTCTATCGTCAGTTCGGGCGCCGTCAGCGCCGGGCTGCGCGAGCTGGGCCTCGACAAGCGCCCCGTCGACCTCGCCAAACTGCAGGCGGTGGCCGCGGTGGGCCAGCGGCGGTTGATGGACGCCTGGGCGGCGGCGTTCGCGCCGCACGACCTGCACGTGGGGCAGGTGTTGCTGACCCGCGAGGACGTCGACGACCGCACCCGCTTCCTGAACCTCCGCAACACGATTCACGCGATTCACGAGCTGGGCGCCGTCCCGGTCATCAACGAGAACGACACCGTCAGCACCGATGAAATCGTCAAGATCACCTTCGGCGACAACGATATCCTGGCCGCGCTGGTCGCCAACGCGCTGCGGGCCGACCTGCTAGTTCTGCTAAGCGTGGTTGACGGCATCCTGGACGCCGACAGTCAGCCCGTGCGGCTGGTGCAGAGCATCGACGCCGCCCGCGCGCTCGTGCGCACCGAGAAGTCGGCGCTCGGCAAAGGTGGCATGAATTCGAAGGTAGAGGCCGCTCGGGCCGTTACGGGTTCGGGTGAAGCGATGGTGCTCGCCAACGGGCGCATGCCCGACGTGCTGCCGCGCATCCTGGCGGGCGACGAGGTCGGCACGCTCTTCGTACCCGCGCCCCGCAAGCGATCGAGCCGCAGCCGCTGGATCGACAGCGTCCGCCCTGCGGGCATTGTGGTGGTGGACGAGGGATGCGCCGTCGCCCTATCGAAAAACAAGAGCTTGCTGGCAGCGGGCATCGTGAAAGTGGATGGCGACTTCAAGCCGGGGGACGTGGTCGCGATTCAGACTTCGGACGGAAAGATTTTGGGACGCGGCTTGTCCAACTACACCGCGCCCGACGTCGAACGAATCCGCGGCAAGAAGTCATCTGAGGTGCGTGCCCTGCTGGCAGAGTCCGCTTATGACGAGGTCATCCATCGGGACAACCTTGTGATGATGTAATGGATCGGCCCGCCTTTCCGGAGCACGTCTAGTAGGCCCCAAGAAGTCCAGCGTCTCCCCTTTCTAAAAGCTAGCGGATAAAAACGCTGTCGGCTTGCGCTTGTCATCCCGATGGGAGGCTTGCCGACCTGAGGGATCTCGACTGACTCACGGTGCGGGCCGTGGGAGACCCCTCAGGTCGCTACCGCTCCCCTAGGGATGACGGGTTGGGCCTTTTCGCAGGGTCTCATCCTCCAGCCTTAAGTCACTGGGATAAAGAAGATCTAACAGGCGTCTTCCCAAGAAGCTGCCCTCCCCATCAAAAACTTCCGCCGTCCAACCTTTGCTCCGCTCGCGTGTCTATCATCTGACTGGGTGATGGCCTGATGTCTGGTCGTCGCCGCGCATCCGGACCGCGACACAAAGGAGCGTGCGACATGCGATACGTAGTATTGGGTTTGCTCGCGCTGATGCTGGTGCCCGCAGCGGTGCAAGCGGGCGACCGCCACCGTAGCAGCAGTGGGTTTTCGGTGAACGTGGGCCACTCCGATCGCTGGGGTGGCCACTCATCGCGCAGCGGCTTCGAGGCCTCGATCCGTTTTGGCAGCGACCGATACGAGCGGAGCAGCCATCGTCGGTACGATTACGGCCGCCGCTACGATCACGGCCGATACGACCGCGGTCACTATGGGTACGACCGTCACTACGGCAGCCGCTACGACTACTGCCCCCCACCGGTGATCGTGGCCCCGCCACCACCGGTGTACCGCCCGCCGGTCGTCATCTATCGCCCGGCCCCGGTCTATTGCCCGCCGCCAACGTACTACGCCCCATCGCCGCGGTACTACTACCCGCAGCGTGAGTATGGTTACCGTCGATAAGCGGATCAGTCCGACCGCGACGATTGATAGAAGAGGATCGCTCGATTTATCGGGTGATCCTCTTTCCGTTTTGGTACCGCAAGATGCTCGGCGCGATGTTCATCGACGTATGCCGGGGCTATGATGCCGTGATGCAGTTGCCCGTGTTGCCCCCATCCACCGACAAGCCGAAGAAGGACCCTTGGTACGCCGACGGCCTGCAATTCACCTGCACGCAGTGCGGCAACTGCTGCACGGGCGGTCCGGGCTTCGTCTGGCTGACGACCGACGAAATCGTGAAGTTGGCGGCCTACCTGAAGATGACGCCGGAGGAGACGGTCGAGCAGTACTGCCGAAAGATCGACGGAAAGTTCAGCCTGACCGAGGTCCGCAATGCCGCCGGCAATTACGACTGCGTCTTCCTGAAGGACGTGCCCGCGGCGCGATCTGGCAAGGGCGGCGATAACGCCGAAGGCGTTCAACTGACCAAGCGTGGTTGCAGCGTGTATCCCGTGCGCCCGTTGCAGTGCCGCACGTGGCCGTTCTGGCCGGAGAATTTGTCGAACAAGCGCACGTGGACGGCCGCGTCGCGCAAGTGCCACGGCATGAACGTCGGCCGATCGTTCTCGATCAACGAGATCCACGCCGTGCGCGATGCTAATGATTGGCCGAAGAACCCACCGACCAGCGCCAAGCGATAGTCGCGATAATCCCCTTAGCGAAGATTTCCCACCACAATCATCGTCTGACGTCCTACTCCACATTCCCCCGATTTTCGCGCGCCAAGCTTCCAGACCCATCGACGTATTTCTATTCGTTCGGCAGTCGTGCTGCTTTTCTTCGCAACGTTATCCCTCGCGCCCAAATCT
Protein-coding regions in this window:
- the dnaA gene encoding chromosomal replication initiator protein DnaA → MMTTHTPPREGIARRAQETVAFDPTLWQRILQIVRVQHPTLNRVWFDQLQPRQLTNGVIQAVVPTPAQLNFCQSQCQQPFTAAAQAATGRLVAVSFHCENLPKGGVFNDGDQPLPLNPDYVFENFVTGPCNRLPHAASVAVSSEPGKAYNPLFIHGGVGLGKSHLLQAVCQKVLESNADARILYLSCDSFINQFISAVETGDMNTFRHRYRHVDVLVIDDIHFLAGRDRTQEEFFHTFNTLYQGHKQIILSADCPPSEIPELEERLVSRFNWGLVARIEKPCYETRVAILKKKSKMRGLALPEDVICYIAAKVENNTRELEGAITKIQGMGLLQDGRIDLDLAKQALGESAAPEQTRVTIQMIFDAVTKYYNVRLSDLQSKKRHKSIAFPRQVCMYLARRHTRYSLEEIGGYFGGRDHTTVLHAVRTVTADVKDDPEIAKQVNHIEAQVTGTA
- a CDS encoding uracil-DNA glycosylase produces the protein MHLRAERAFGLDAVRTDRIAAPQAATAPAAPVIERAQPARPSAPVAESVAVTSGRPATRKPTVSTPPPANLVDPQARLMPTPDQSPFTAPILSTDEKIATLASMNEMQVRGCTKCRLCETRTQTVFGEGDVDAEIFFIGEGPGENEDLTGRPFVGKAGQLLDKMIVAMGLRREQVYIANIVKCRPPGNRAPAPDETAACTPYLLKQLETVRPKVIVTLGHPAARYMLETKQTMGRLRGNWHSWRGIQLMPTFHPSYVLRSYTEEVRAAVWSDLQQVLAALGKAAPKKGKGTDEK
- a CDS encoding response regulator; protein product: MIGLKQGFHEVDVLNASVLIVEDENVSRRALATLLARLGYRPTAVASAEEALEMVDAGHQSPEIALIDLDLPGMGGAELISRLNVLDKRIVPIVISAAENEKIFTVLESRGIPFLRKPLNFDHLLTLMSEAKTLH
- a CDS encoding ribonuclease D, translated to MSNDPQRRRTFGRGAHRARNHESAHAAEPTIAGAAASHPLVPSGEPILIDNHADLARLLQTLRNAKVFAYDSEFIGELTYIPKLCLVQVCWADGVALIDPLAGDVDVTPFWELLTDPSVTKIVHAGQQDVEPVARLLKRPAAGIFDTQIAAGLAGLPYPVSLAKLVGELTGAKLGKSLTFSHWDQRPLSPMQLRYAADDVRYLLAVHDDLQKRLNALGHFDWAMAESDAMCQVNEFGFDPSTAFLRVRGGTNLPPRNLNVLRELTIWRDACARHHDLPPRAFLKDEILIDMARQPVKSTDKLDRVRGLPRPVEHEYGEQIVAVTLAALDAPETQLPRIADYEPLPSARFRAESFWAAAQSLATGRQIDPALLTSRQEIGDLHRRLEAGEDASEMRVMTGWRREALGGPLLDLYQGRRTFSARWVDGSLKIEAI
- a CDS encoding zinc ribbon domain-containing protein — translated: MPIYEYTCDACKKTFDHLARTMTASAPVKCPECGSNQTQRALSVFAVGAESASTSRTPLPMQGGCGRCGGPGPCASGF
- a CDS encoding Gfo/Idh/MocA family oxidoreductase — protein: MDQLRVGIIGCGRPWKSEGATGFGMSREHAKGYLKAGCHIAALADLNRENAEAFQKDLGGDAIYTDYHQMLAEAKLDIVSISTWPKLHTEMVLAAARAGVKAIHCEKPMAMTFGESREMVQVCDELKVQLTFNHQRRFGTPFIWMRQAVRDGRIGELKRMELSCGNLYDWGTHWFDMMFYYNAETPAEWVIGQIDTRGTKDVFGAPCEGQGLSHIKFKNEVRGTMVTGHQANIGAQQRLIGTEGQIEFDGKEARIWAKGMSDWQPLTGDEPVNDMNAVGLGVVDLVDALRTSRTPELAAAHAIQATELIFATYESSRTRGRVDLPLTISDSPLMDMLGRA
- a CDS encoding thiamine-phosphate kinase, which produces MAGEFDFIQWISTQQRPDRRVPVPIGDDLAAVVWDGSDLLLVGVDQVLDGRHFDAKRHLPAQIGRKAMNRNLSDCAAMAALPAYAVTTLALPADASIDYARALYTGMRDAAAEFGCEIVGGDTGSWNGPLAITVTILGRSAGVAPVTRGGASPGDFLYVTGPLGGSIGGRHLTFSPRVALARELATRFRITSMIDISDGLSRDLGHLCAQSRCGAVVDAAAVPVHDDVRSLTFSDRSPLEHALHDGEDHELLFTSPDSVPPELAIRIGQVTEGRERVLQDGDLLRPLETRGWEHRLGSS
- the proB gene encoding glutamate 5-kinase, which encodes MESLSPAPSPRQSLKAVRTVVVKLGTQLLNDASSRLDAAFLATIAAQIATLARNGVHVSIVSSGAVSAGLRELGLDKRPVDLAKLQAVAAVGQRRLMDAWAAAFAPHDLHVGQVLLTREDVDDRTRFLNLRNTIHAIHELGAVPVINENDTVSTDEIVKITFGDNDILAALVANALRADLLVLLSVVDGILDADSQPVRLVQSIDAARALVRTEKSALGKGGMNSKVEAARAVTGSGEAMVLANGRMPDVLPRILAGDEVGTLFVPAPRKRSSRSRWIDSVRPAGIVVVDEGCAVALSKNKSLLAAGIVKVDGDFKPGDVVAIQTSDGKILGRGLSNYTAPDVERIRGKKSSEVRALLAESAYDEVIHRDNLVMM
- a CDS encoding YkgJ family cysteine cluster protein, with protein sequence MFIDVCRGYDAVMQLPVLPPSTDKPKKDPWYADGLQFTCTQCGNCCTGGPGFVWLTTDEIVKLAAYLKMTPEETVEQYCRKIDGKFSLTEVRNAAGNYDCVFLKDVPAARSGKGGDNAEGVQLTKRGCSVYPVRPLQCRTWPFWPENLSNKRTWTAASRKCHGMNVGRSFSINEIHAVRDANDWPKNPPTSAKR